One Xiphophorus hellerii strain 12219 chromosome 24, Xiphophorus_hellerii-4.1, whole genome shotgun sequence DNA window includes the following coding sequences:
- the ccdc28a gene encoding coiled-coil domain-containing protein 28A, producing the protein MEDRKLKRKSSRSATNPGAQPGGLSRKNSSSSRGRNVGNNHNTGSISSQRNRNRRGVRDSKARYPQAVGGNKSQGQAAPVIQHSFLTDVSDVQEMEKGLLSLLDDFHSGKLQAFGNECSIDQMEHIREMQEKLARLHFDLYAEVEEMPEDQRKTASDTNMDKLLFNLEELSSSIQKLNLADSQEIPRMATV; encoded by the exons ATGGAGGATCGGAAGCTAAAGCGCAAGAGCAGCCGGAGCGCCACCAACCCAGGCGCTCAGCCCGGAGGCTTATCCCGGAAGAACAGCTCCTCCTCCAGGGGAAGGAATGTCGGCAACAACCACAACACGGGGAGCATCTCCAGCCAAAGAAATAGGAACAGGAG GGGAGTGAGAGATAGTAAGGCAAGATATCCACAGGCTGTAGGAGGGAATAAGAGCCAGGGCCAGGCAGCACCCGTCATCCAGCACTCTTTTCTGACAGATGTCTCAGATGTTCAGGAGATGGAGAAAGGTCTGCTCAGTCTGCTCGACGACTTCCACTCAGGAAAACTACAGGCCTTTG GCAATGAGTGCTCCATTGATCAGATGGAACACATCAGAGAGATGCAGGAGAAGCTGGCACGCTTGCACTTTGACCTTTATGCTGAGGTAGAGGAAATGCCCGAGGATCAGCGGAAAACGGCCTCTGACACCAATATGGACAAGCTACTTTTTAAT CTCGAGGAGCTCAGTTCTTCCAT CCAGAAGCTGAATCTAGCGGACAGTCAAGAAATCCCGAGGATGGCCACCgtgtga